The nucleotide window TGTGACACaaggctgcctgccccagcgTGAGAAGGGACgcagctggctgtgctcctgctacAGGGGTCCCACACgtgggtgctgctgacagcagtcTTGCCTGGGGCAGTCTGTGTCATCTGGCAGCTGTGGGTCACTTTCCTGTGTGTGCCTCTGAAAAGTGCTTcagcaaacaggaaaacagCAGCTGTGTCCTTCAGGAGGGCTCCTGAGCCAAATGTCACACAGAAGCAACCCCTCAAAATCCTGAGTGAGTTACACATCCAAACAGGGAAACAGCCCTGAGACCTCTGCGGAGTGAGGAGCTCTCATGGATCTGCAGTCCCCTTCCAAAAGAGCTGTGGGCTGCTAGTGCTTCTCCAGCAGTATTTGTCTTGCTTTCCAATCACAACCCACAGCTGTTTCCTCATCCAGGTACACACACCTCCACGAGTAGCCAAACTCAGCTGCTAACCAGCAAGCCTGACAAGAGGGATGCTATAGCTCACATCATCTTGGGGAGCAGATTGAAGCCCCAGGCTCTAAGAAGCTGGCTGGAGTAATTCCAGAtgaagcactgctgcctgtccccacTGCACTGCTCCACACTGAACTGggcctgtcacccagcacaggtcagctTGCTGATTCTAACACCCTGCCTGGGATTAGGGAACTACAACGAAGGCAAATGCTGAAGGGCTCCCTCCAGACCCAAGTGGTGTCTTGCACTTCTTCACACCACGATGGACTATGCAGTTTCTCCCTAGCACAAGCTCAGATGTGGTCAACACCTACCTAAGGCCTCAACAAACAGTCCAAAGGCACCAGTCCCACACATGCAAAGAGGGAAGGTGGCAGATTTAGCAGTCACAAGCTTCCCCAGAAGCAGGCATGTGGAGACCGCAGATGGCAATGAGATATGGAGTCCTGGACTGGGGGTGTGTAAAGGGAGACAGCAGGGGGAAGGCTTCTCAGACTGCTCCCCACCACTGTCAGATGGGGCAGGGCCACCCTCTCTCAGCCCGGGAGAGCCGTGAgccaggggaggaaggaggccTCAAGCCACGATGTccttcagagctgcagccaggtccGGGAAGATGAAGCGGTAGCCGCTCTCCAGGGTGCGCCTGGGCACCACCCGCTGCCCCTCCAGCAACAGCAGGGCGCGCTCTGCCCCGAGGGCAGCCCgcactgcccaggctggcaccggcagcagggctgggcggCCCAGGGCTGCAGCGAGCTCCTGAGCAAAGCTGCCATTGGAGGTGGCGGGGGCGGCTGGGGACACGCCGTTGAGGACACCTCGCAGGCACTCGCTCTCTAGGGCATGAGAAATGATCCCGGCCAGGTCCCGGACGTGGATCCACGGGAAGGGCTGGAGCCCCGAGCCCAGGGGGCCTCCGAGGCCCAGACGGAAGGGCCAGAGCATCTGAGAGATTGCACCACCACCTCGGCCCAGCACTACCCCTGTGGGGAGAACAGAGTGAGAccacagccctctgcagaggacGAAGGCCCTTCAGCCTCCAATTGTGAGAGACTTAGAAGGCTGGGCCAGAACAAGGAGAGGCACGagtccttctccctcctcttccctgtcttgccccagcagcaaagcagagcacacGAGAAAGTATCCTGTGCCGTCTCACCAGATCTCACCACAATGCCACGAGTTGGGCTCCCAGGGAtgacagctgcagcctcccaggagctcaCCAGGCATGAGAAGAAGTCGAAGTCCCCTCCAGGACTGTCCTCAGTGTactcagctgtggggctggggcggTAATAGCCTGCAGGTGCAACAGCAAAAAGGAGGGTCAGGGGTGAATCAGCCACACAACcgctccccccaaaaaaccactcACTTCCCTGCCTCCAGGAGGTAATCACTCCATGAGGGACATCCTCACATGAACACTACAGGGACTACCTAACAGCAATCCTGAGAGGTTTTTGACTCTGCAACttcagcaggctgagctggcagccccaAAACCCAAATCTATCGTCAAGCAGCACAGAGGTGGCTGTAGTGCTCTAAAACTGGACAGCACAGGTGCCGGACTATGGCAGCTTTAAGGACTGTAAcaagcagaaaagcaaagctggaGTTATGCAGGGGGACTCAGCTGAGGCCCTCCTTAGGCAAAGTGCTTCTATAGGATGCCTAAAAGCTTTCTCTCTGAAAACATCCTGTCCTAGTGACACCAAGAGAAAGCACAGGGAGCCAGTTCCCCTCCAGCAGTACCCAAAAGATGATCAAGGCTTGCCTAAACACGAGACACTGATGGAAATAAAGCTGCCATTTCCCTCTAGAAGTGTTTCAGCCTGGGCTGTACCTCTCCAGATCAGCAGAAGTCATGCTCTTGGCTGGGCCCAACCAATACCTACGCCAGTGACGAGGACCCAAGCACGGGGCGGCTGTTCAGCATCAGAAATGGCTTTGGCCAAGGTCTTAGTGGTCTCGACCCGGCTGCTGATGATTTCCTTGCAGAAGGTATCGTTCCATCTGGGAAAGAGAGAGCCATTGATTCTACTCCCTggggcagtttcaggctgtgcctagaaaattttccactgatcttgaacagaaagtgatagaatgcaAACGAATTGCCACTGGATGTACAAGGGAAAGTACTGGCAAGGTCTAAATATCTAACATCAAGTTAGCTGTGCACACTaagtttttctctttctggtCCCCTtcgctctagcagatactaattagtgcttctgctggcttgctgaccttggctgtgttcttcttGTGGTGAAGTACTAacagctactctctgctcttcttttaCTGTGCACAGGGTGggaagcagggggaagctgttagtaggcccctggttttgtccaggggggttcttgtgctgtttataaattgcaaaCATATGTaagtattttgtacatattcattgcattccatcttTCTAGATTGCAGGtttgcttcatttgctttcaactgagctggtctggcaattttatgctggaggtaatttcaacccaccacactccccATGAGGATATGCCAGGAAACGACAGCAccaagcaagccagcagaatCCTGCAACAAGCACAGGAGAGGTCCTGTGAATTCCCCCCAactccagagcaggggcaggacgTGAGATCTTACTATCTGAATGCATGGGGACTTCAGCAGATAGAGGCTCTCAACTTCCCAGAAAAGACTGTGGGGTTTGAACTGCCTCAGGacaaagcagaggagctggatgtCAAAGCTGGGTGCAGTGAATGCTTCCTGAGTGCCTGGCAGAAGCACTTCCAAAAAGTGCCCCCATGGAAATCAGCCCCTGGTGCCAACTTAAATGCAGGTATCTGGTGTCATTTTGGAAACATCAACTACTTTGCCTGTCCTCAAACTCTCAATCCAGAAGGGAATTTGCTTTCCAAGGGTATTCTAGAACTTAACAGGCCTACAGAAAAGTTTCAGATACTCGAGGACCCAGATGTCAACAGCTAGGTAAGCCAAGTACTTCTTGGGCACACCATTTCCTCCGAGACGCCTCCCACATTCTCTGACACCTGGCTCACCTTGCCTTCACCTCGTCTCAACACCACTCTGGGGGATCCTTACCTGCGGAAAGGGTTGAGGACGTTCTCACCAGCCAGGTTCACCACAGCATCGCATAGGGGCAGTCCGGAGCGGGACAGCTCTTCCTGGGCAGGGGTAACACAGACGTCACACACGCAGCCTGCCCGCTGCTCAGGCCCTGCCAACCAAGCATGGCTGGCTCCCGACACTGCCTGGAGCACTCTTTGGAGCTACAACAGCGCCCATCCCACGGCTACGGCCCACGGAGCGTCCCGCAGCCCCAAAGCGCATCCGCAGGAGCCAGCGTTCCCACCGCAGACCCCTGTACGGCCCAGGGCTAGCAGGCTTTGCTCCTCCGCCCCGACGGCTTCTCCCCGTGCCCATCCTCATCCCGTACCCAGCTGATGCGGTCCCTGCCGGCTCGCCGAGAGACGTGAGTGACCTCATGCCCGCGGCCCCGCAGCAGCTGCGTCAGGGCGCTGCCCACGAAGCCAGTTCCGCCGCCTAGGAGAAAGCCAAGGCGTTACAGACCTGCCGCAAGGCTGCACCGCTCTGTCCTCTGCCGCGGCCGGAGCCCGGCCCGCACTGTCCCGGGCAGCGCCAGCCGGCTCCATGTCCAGGCACGGCGCTCCCCGTCCCGCCCCCCGACACAGCGGGGCCGGCTCCGACCTGTCTCCGCAGCGCCCCAAGCCAGGTCTGCTCCCTACTTGCAGAAAGTCTTCCCCTCAGAGCCCCCGGCACCCTCTCGACACCCGCTCCCTCCGCTGGGTCCCCGTTGCCTAccccagcccggcccagccGGCACTcactcacccaccagcaccctcatggcGGCACCGAGCGGCAGCCGGTGCGCATGCGCCGCGCGGCCCCACCGCTCCCCGGTGTCTGCTGGCGTCCCCCACAGGCCAGCACGACCCGGGGCTTACCCCCTGCCGCCCGGACCCCTCCGGCACTTACCCCCTGCCGCCCGGAACCCCCCAATGCCTacactgctgctcccccagcgcATAAACGCCTtcagtgccagcagggagggaggtggctcGGGACCGTCCCGGAGCAGCAGCGGCAGTAGCAGCAGGGGTCGGAGTCCCCCGCAGAGGTGCGGGCAGCTTCTCCCGCATGAACACGGGCTGGGCCTGCCGTGCTCAGAGACCGGAGAGTTCGCTCCGCCGGAGCAGTTCAGAGGCCGAATGAAGCGCCTGTGAGAAACCGGCTCGCCCCGTTGCTCCGGGGAGCGGCTTCAGACCCACCGAGTCCCCGGTGTGCGCGGCTGCGGCTCCGGCCGCCACGCCGTCTCCCGCCgtagcagccccagcaggggcagggggcccGGCGCGGCCCGCCTCGCCCCGCCATGGCCTGCTCTGCACGTGTGGAGAGGACACTCTGCCTTAACCTCACTGAAGCCCTGCgcaggcagctgtggctctgccagcGGCAGCGCAGCATCCGCACACACTCAGCACACCCAAGAGCTCAGCCTGCTTCAAGCAGTTCCACATCGGACTGCacctttctctgctgctccaagacagcacagcatgggctgcagcagagtgctcTGTTGCTGAGCTGCTCGGGCCCCTGCGCTAAGGCACTCACTCAGCTGCTGTCTCTTCACAGCaacccagagccacagcctcgGAACAAGTCGCCGCTCCTGAGTGGACACAGGCactggcagtgcagaggagaCAGCGTCATctggagccagcacagcaggaggtcTTTGCAAACCAGAATTTAAGATGAAGACATCCCCCATTagtgctgtggctgccactGCTTGAATACACACCGGCCAAGCTCGGATGCTACTGGCTTACATGACCCTCCCAATTCTTGAGTCAGCACTACATAAACCACCCCTCCCTCCATGTACTCAGGGAAGGAAAGCGTAAAACTGGAGCAGTAATCCCTTGTCTTCCCCTGTCCAAACTGTGAGACACAagctcactgctaaattttaaaTACAGTCAGTTTATCATAAAATGAAGGCAAAACAGCGCTGGGGCATAGCAGGTTTGCTAGAGGCACCATAACAATACGAGTTGAGCTTATAGAGACGGCAAACATGCATACTCATACATATTCATACCTTTCCCTAGTACattcccacccctctccatcagggctgggacaaaaCCTGCAGTTTTGACCTGGCCTGTCTTCAGACATGGCTGCTCACCTTTCTTtcccaaaaccccacacaataAAGACCACgaccaaccaatcagcccaaaGATCAAACCTCACAGTCCCCACCAATTCCCCTTGCCAAAGCCAAGTATTAGAAACAATTTCTCACAAAATGAAGTAACCATCCCCCACTAATTCTTCATATAAAAACTTAACTAACTGACTATATCTACAATATCCCAATAATCTCTGTTTTGGGGGCTTGAAAAGACACAAtcccccttccttccagctTCAACAGATTATCTACACCTAAAGCCCCTCTACTTTCTTCACTGACCCAGACTTCTGTGTTAATCTCTGCCTCATAATATTCTGACCCTCATCCGCCCCTCTCTGGAACTACTCCTATGTCCAATTGAACTTGCAAGTCTCTTTCTCCTGCACTTGGCACTACTAAGGTATCTCCTACACCAATTCTAGCTTCAGTCTCTACTTTAACATCCTTAACTATTGGGACTTTAAACTCTTCCCCCTTTGCCCCTAAAACCTTTACAGTATTTTTAACACAAGTAGCCCTCCTTCTCTGAGATGAAGAGCTGTGTGTGTGACCTGTGGGTGGGcgagctggagctgttcctcATCTGCAGCGTGgtctgctcagcctctgctggtgGGTGCCAGTGGTGATGGTAGCTGGGGGTGCTGTCAGGCTGCATATGAGTTCTCCTTTGAACTCCTCCATCAAGGGCTATACTGGGGTGCAATCTACTCACTCGTTCCTTGCAAGCTGTCAGAGACAAGTGTAAGGGAACTGTGGATCTGTTTCAAACTTGTGTTTTCCTCTCGCCTCCCTCAGTCTCATGGGGTTACACTGGACAGAACTTCCTAGGAAGAGAAAGTCCAGCATGCACCACACTGTTCACCGAAAAAGATGTGACGGGGAAAGAAACATGCCAGCCATCAGTCCCAAGCCATAACTgagccccagcactggcaccTGAGGAAGTCCCACACTtctccttcacagaatcacagaatcaaccaggttggaagagacctccaagatcatcaaatccatccAATCACTTAACCCTaagtaatcaactaaaccatggcactaagtgcctcatccagcgttttcttaaacacttccacagatgtcgaccccaccacctccctgggcagcacattccaaaggccagtctctgtgaagaatgtctTTCTGAGatcaagcctaagcttcccacacagagcttgagactgcatcctcttgttctggtgccaacccccacctggctacaacctcccttcaggtagttacagacagcaagaaggtctcccctgagccttcttttctccaggctaaacacccccagctccctcagcctctcctcatagggcttatgctctagatccctcaccagctttgttgccctttgctggacatgttcaagcatctcaacatctttcttaaatggAGGAGCCtggcactggacacagtactcaaggtgtagcctaaccagtgctgagtacaggggcagaaggtcTGCAAGTTGATGTCCTGCAAGTGCAGCCAACCAATGAGAAAGATGAGCCATCTTGGACGTATTCCCAAGACTAAGGAAGCCAAGGCCTAGCATACAAACATCTTCTAtcaaaacaaagagaagagTCATTGTTCTAGGTGTCTCCATTCTGATTGGAACAGAAGGCCCAATATGCAGACCTGACCAACTTCTGTCTGCTGTCTCCCTGGGGCCTGGATAAAGGATATGGTAAGAAAGCTTCCTGCCCTGGTACAGCCCACAGATTACTAAGCATTATTACCTtctgtgggaacaccagttatgagtggtgtgagcaatctggcagttcaggcctaagagcctggcatggtggtaggccatgctcagcagaagtgcagagccagctaccagtatgccaaaacagtgctgtgcctgcagcactgtaactaaaacaagacgctggtagctagaaacatagtgagttatctcgggacaacaggacatgcacctgcatcaacaaacctcgcgtgtcatccatagttggaccaataatctacaataatgttgatgtgtggtcactcatagagGACCAATGAGCCCATGCCAACAAGGTATACCAAGgctatataaattgtagcagtttccttgctacacacttcttctttcttttcctgcctgtcctgtctcctctccttccatgctttcaccataggcctgagccacaggcctgcaatactgcaacaataaaggatcaatacccgatcatattggtcagccgtattgattccaagaacctccttcgtcgccatatctggctaTAGCTGGCGCCCAACGTGGATTGGGGTCCTCGGCCCTGACGATGCTGCATGACTCAGCATAAAGAGGTACGTCCGAGTGATTACGGAGAGCCGGCcgcacacagcactgccccgGTGCTAAAAATAGCAGCGCGCGCTCACAAAGGAAGTGAATCTCGCCTTGGATCCGGGGGGCGGTCGGGGGGGTAAGGGGAAGCACGCCGCgaaacagaagaggctgtgcaaaAACGCCCTCCAACTTATTCTCTCGGCCTGCGCCCGGAATCAACCCCGCGGCAATTGCGCTTTTTACTTCCGAAGCGCGGGACGAgattgcagcccagctgtgggatgaggtgcttaAATACTTAAACAGAAGCTCTTCGCACTAGCACCGTGTGACGGACTGTCACGTACATTGCACTCGATAACAGCAGAGCAGTTTACTCTTGACTCGGCTGCGGCATTTATTTCTAACCGAGACGAACACGGGAGATTCGGAAGGCATCCCCCGCCCTccgcccccctcctctctccctgcatacTGTCCGCCAGCATCCGCACAATTTCAATCGCCCGCTCCTTCCTCTACACGAATCGCGGCTCTCCTATTACCGTTTCTTTTGCGCGGAGAAATCTGCTCCTGCCACGTCAATAGCGGCAGAAGCGAATCCTGCTCAAGCTGAGAAGGCGCACGAAGTCAAAATGGAGGTCGCTCCGCAGCAGGAATCGCACGGCACGCCACGCCCGCCATCTTGGCGAGCACACCGTCTTTATTAGCCGCCACCGCTGCCGCCCCGAGCACAGAGAAAGCCGTGAAAAGGCAGCGAAGCTTGTGCTTCAGCATTTTCGATCCCCTTCATCAGCATCTTCCTCTGATGCCACTACCGATGGGAGGACCAGTACTGGGAGGCCGGATACTGTTGAGTTTACAACTCctcttaaaaggaaaaaaaaagcagcgcTTGCAGGCTCGCGACTGCACCATTCTCACCACCGCCCCCTGGCCGCCCCGGCCGCCCCTGCGGTGGCTCCTACCAGCAGCGGCGGCGCCCATTCCAGCGGCGCCCGGCCTTGCGGCCCCTGGCCCGGCGGGGCCCGGCCCGGTAGGGCCTACCCTCTCCCCGGCCCGGCAGTCCTCTTGGCGATGACTCCTGCAAGCCCCCGCGGCCCCCGCCACCACCGGACACTCCGAACAAGGCGGCACCGACCGACGCGACCCAGACTGGTTCCCACCGACACCAGCGCCCGCTCCGGTGGCCCTGGCAGGAACGGCCCGTGCCAGcggtcccttccccccagcgGTTTCAGCCGCGCTacacccccccccgcctcctacATTCCAGGCATTCTCAACGAAGTATCGCACTTCGACGGCGGTTCCAATCGACTCCCGATGGGACCatcgggggggaggggggagggacgGGAACTGTCCCATTGCATTGGTGGAAAGGTATTATGGGAAACGTAGTCACAGTCTGTATATGCGTTTCCTGTGGTCAACAACGAATCTAACAATCTCTGAACTGACAAATGCTAATGGAAGCTAGACAAGCCATAGCTCCCTATGGGTTacagtcaggatacacaactgctgtaatCAATCAGTTTTCAACACATTTGTTAACCCCTTTTGTCACTTCTGTTAGCGAATGGTGTTTATTACATGCTCTGAGACCGATCGACTCGATCATAGAGGAGATGGGTGCCTTGCAACCTGGCCCCACAACTCCCAGTCCCCTCGAATTGGGACCTGATTATTATTCATCTGAAGGATTGTTTTCTTTACAATTCACTTACATCCGGAGGTCTCAACAGAGCCTACGCCTACTGAGTCATCGATTAAGGCAGACTCCACCCACCAGTATCAATGCATGGCCCCAGGCATGCCAGAATTCTCTGGTTTGGCCTTTGCTCTCATTCAGATAGCCTTATTGTGACTTTCTCACCTGTAAGTCTATGGATGATATCCTGATTGCACAAAAGCTACCCATGTCAGCACGCAAGTGGGTCACAAACACCACTATGCCTTGCAACTTCTCAATTAAGTGGCAATTCACTTGCAAATGCCTGGGAAGCCACGCCCCGGCAGCCAGCAGACCTTTTACAAGGTGTCACTGCTACCTACCTCGATGGGGCAAGCCCTTTTGTTAGACCATATCAGcaactgcagcttcctgatAAGGCTTTGTAATAAAGTCAGGACTTAGCGATCAAAAAAGAGTGGTCAAGAATTCAGGACAATAACTCTGACCCTTGTGCTTttcactgctcagcagggtcTAATGGCCATTTGGTTCCTTTGTTGATACCTTACATAAGTCACTCAGATCTGACTCATGATATGAAGGCAAAAATGCTGGATATTTCGGCATCTGACAATGCCAATGAAAAAACTGAACAGGTTTTCAGCATTGTATCAACAGGTGCTACTGTCTCGTCATTGCTGGATAACAACGAAGGACGCAGCAACGAAGGAAACACCGACAAACAGCAATGTATCTCACCACGGCCATAGAAGCAGCCCTGAAACCACCAGCACGACCactgcagaagagaaacaaCCTGAGTGGAAATCAACGTGTTTCTGCAAACTTAGGTACTTTAAATCAAAATTGCCTGACTGCTGGACAGTCTCGAAAGTGTCCACTGTCACAGATCTAATCATTTTACTCTAGATTGTCATAGATAGGGAGATTGCTCCCGCAGCGCGAAGATGCCCCGCGATGACCCCAAACCAGGATGCTTGGACCACACCTCCCCCTCGCAGCCATCCTCTGACAGCGTCTAGCGGAACTACCAACACCCGCATACCACTTTTGATTCCACAAAGCGTTGTCAAGTTCAATTCATACGGTCCTTTGggtcacagaccctgtgctctgttacCTGGCAGGTTGTCTACCTCTAGACAGGGCATCCTTACAATTCCTGGTTCAATACATTCTGATTATGACTGGGCTATGAAAATTATGCTCTATACCATTacctctcctggcagcactcttgttgggacagaaattgttcagcTAATATCATTTGAGTCCCGAGTGCCTAAAACTTCTAACAGGATTCCTAGAGCAAAGAAGGCTCGGGTTCCACCGATATGCCTTATGTCTCATTGGCCCTAAAAACCCAGAAGGGAAAACCGGAACAGATTGTATCTGTCAGACACCCTTGTGGACAAATTATACAAATTTCAATTATTGTGGATACTGGAAACAATATTATCATTATGTCCTGTCATAAATGGAATGGTCACTAGCCATTGCTTATGGCAAATGCTGAAGTTATGGGATTAAAAGGTATCCACACGACCTGGGTTAGCAAAGATCTAGAGCAATTAGCTTTAACAACTGCAAATCAGTCACTGTAAGACCATCtgtgttaacccttccagttgctctaatGGGCTGACATGCCTTAAGTCAGCCTCTGACTTAAATCAGAAtacaaatttatttttcttccttttctggagcAGCTACTGCtcagcaaattaaaatggaaaacagacaaTTCAGTTTGGGTGGGACAATGTTTGCTCAGACAAAATAGGCTGCAAGTCGTTAAGACCCTAATACAGAAAAACAATAGTAACTAGGGTACACCTTGctagccacccccacccctaccTCCACCCCTGGACAAAGGACAATTTTCTGGTACGACTCTTGTCgacaacagctctgctctgatttaaagttcCAGTactaatttcttcatttcttcatttctgattgcaatgtcctcaagagatttgttatttagagttttgctaagttttcctggtaagcataatgaatggtACGCATTTGATACTTATAGGTAGTTAATACATGGTAATTGTACTAAGGTGTAAGGACttagtgatgagttcaccttgtaagattttcttttggttcgaaccttcttagttgtgtgcctaggcatttcaaaggagctccatgtaatattgtaataatgttaaggtttgtagtgaataggtattcattctctaaggtattctttagctaatgtaacgtctttagatttccttcttagacataggctataaaaaatacaaaaaataccaaaaaatgGTGAACAAAAAcggtaacaagtgcaaagaacaagaaattttaaaatggtaaacaaaaaggtgacaagtgcaaaggaaaagtttaaacaaaccaaaatataacaaaagtccaaaaactctggatataaaaaatagagtactgaaaacagaatagagtactaaataccaAAAaagaatagagtactaaataacagaataataaacaagaagagcaacaataaaagtaaaaaatactaaaaccaaaatatgacaaatgaaaaaatcataaggattactgacaaaaatagctgttaacaaaaacataagaattgttagcaataaataaataaaataaggattatcaagactattagattaaaacaaaaactctataaaaa belongs to Dryobates pubescens isolate bDryPub1 chromosome 36, bDryPub1.pri, whole genome shotgun sequence and includes:
- the SDR39U1 gene encoding LOW QUALITY PROTEIN: epimerase family protein SDR39U1 (The sequence of the model RefSeq protein was modified relative to this genomic sequence to represent the inferred CDS: substituted 1 base at 1 genomic stop codon), whose protein sequence is MRVLVGGGTGFVGSALTQLLRGRGHEVTHVSRRAGRDRISWEELSRSGLPLCDAVVNLAGENVLNPFRRXGSPRVVLRRGEGKVSQVSENLWNDTFCKEIISSRVETTKTLAKAISDAEQPPRAWVLVTGVGYYRPSPTAEYTEDSPGGDFDFFSCLVSSWEAAAVIPGSPTRGIVVRSGVVLGRGGGAISQMLWPFRLGLGGPLGSGLQPFPWIHVRDLAGIISHALESECLRGVLNGVSPAAPATSNGSFAQELAAALGRPALLPVPAWAVRAALGAERALLLLEGQRVVPRRTLESGYRFIFPDLAAALKDIVA